The genomic interval NNNNNNNNNNNNNNNNNNNNNNNNNNNNNNNNNNNNNNNNNNNNNNNNNNNNNNNNNNNNNNNNNNNNNNNNNNNNNaaaaataattgaaatatgatattcCTTATATTTTCAAATAAGCAAGGCGAAATATCATGGTTCCATCATCAGGTTGTACACACTAAAATTGATTATATGATTACAAACACTTGGAAACATATACACGTCGGGAAAATTCCCGATGAACTTTCCAGGGGCACCATGCTTCCCTTACACAAGCGAGGAGGTGGATACTCACGAGCTACAGGACATTCATACGATCCTTCATATGTGTGGATAAGATGTTTGTTACTGTGTGCCGGATAACCGACCAGCATGATGATTATACATTATTTGAAGCTAAATAATccgtttttatattttgcattatcatGATTGGGTCCTAAAACAACATATATTCTCCTTCGTTCTTTCTAGAAAATGACGAATCGCAAGGACGCAGCATCGTAATTAATAACCATGATCATTATGTTTAGTTTTTATCTTGCGTACCATTACCAAGGGATGTATGCGTATAGCCAGCAACAATCGTGGGACTATTCAGACAAAGATAGGTGTTTATCTTATATGTAAGCAATNNNNNNNNNNNNNNNNNNNNNNNNNNNNNNNNNNNNNNNNNNNNNNNNNNNNNNNNNNNNNNNNNNNNNNNNNNNNNNNNNNNNNNNNNNNNNNNNNNNNNNNNNNNNNNNNNNNNNNNNNNNNNNNNNNNNNNNNNNNNNNNNNNNNNNNNNNNNNNNNNNNNNNNNNNNNNNNNNNNNNNNNNNNNNNNNNNNNNNNNNNNNNNNNNNNNNNNNNNNNNNNNNNNNNNNNNNNNNNNNNNNNNNNNNNNNNNNNNNNNNNNNNNNNNNNNNNNNNNNNNNNNNNNNNNNNNNNNNNNNNNNNNNNNNNNNNNNNNNNNNNNNNNNNNNNNNNNNNNNNNNNNNNNNNNNNNNNNNNNNNNNNNNNNNNNNNNNNNNNNNNNNNNNNNNNNNNNNNNNNNNNNNNNNNNNNNNNNNNNNNNNNNNNNNNNNNNNNNNNNNNNNNNNNNNNNNNNNNNNNNNNNNNNNNNNNNNNNNNNNNNNNNNNNNNNNNNNNNNNNNNNNNNNNNNNNNNNNNNNNNNNNNNNNNNNNNNNNNNNNNNNNNNNNNNNNNNNNNNNNNNNNNNNNNNNNNNNNNNNNNNNNNNNNNNNNNNNNNNNNNNNNNNNNNNNNNNNNNNNNNNNNNNNNNNNNNNNNNNNNNNNNNNNNNNNNNNNNNNNNNNNNNNNNNNNNNNNNNNNNNNNNNNNNNNNNNNNNNNNNNNNNNNNNNNNNNNNNNNNNNNNNNNNNNNNNNNNNNNNNNNNNNNNNNNNNNNNNNNNNNNNNNNNNNNNNNNNNNNNNNNNNNNNNNNNNNNNNNNNNNNNNNNNNNNNNNNNNNNNNNNNNNNNNNNNNNNNNNNNNNNNNNNNNNNNNNNNNNNNNNNNNNNNNNNNNNNNNNNNNNNNNNNNNNNNNNNNNNNNNNNNNNNNNNNNNNNNNNNNNNNNNNNNNNNNNNNNNNNNNNNNNNNNNNNNNNNNNNNNNNNNNNNNNNNNNNNNNNNNNNNNNNNNNNNNNNNNNNNNNNNNNNNNNNNNNNNNNNNNNNNNNNNNNNNNNNNNNNNNNNNNNNNNNNNNNNNNNNNNNNNNNNNNNNNNNNNNNNNNNNNNNNNNNNNNNNNNNNNNNNNNNNNNNNNNNNNNNNNNNNNNNNNNNNNNNNNNNNNNNNNNNNNNNNNNNNNNNNNNNNNNNNNNNNNNNNNNNNNNNNNNNNNNNNNNNNNNNNNNNNNNNNNNNNNNNNNNNNNNNNNNNNNNNNNNNNNNNNNNNNNNNNNNNNNNNNNNNNNNNNNNNNNNNNNNNNNNNNNNNNNNNNNNNNNNNNNNNNNNNNNNNNNNNNNNNNNNNNNNNNNNNNNNNNNNNNNNNNNNNNNNNNNNNNNNNNNNNNNNNNNNNNNNNNNNNNNNNNNNNNNNNNNNNNNNNNNNNNNNNNNNNNNNNNNNNNNNNNNNNNNNNNNNNNNNNNNNNNNNNNNNNNNNNNNNNNNNNNNNNNNNNNNNNNNNNNNNNNNNNNNNNNNNNNNNNNNNNNNNNNNNNNNNNNNNNNNNNNNNNNNNNNNNNNNNNNNNNNNNNNNNNNNNNNNNNNNNNNNNNNNNNNNNNNNNNNNNNNNNNNNNNNNNNNNNNNNNNNNNNNNNNNNNNNNNNNNNNNNNNNNNNNNNNNNNNNNNNNNNNNNNNNNNNNNNNNNNNNNNNNNNNNNNNNNNNNNNNNNNNNNNNNNNNNNNNNNNNNNNNNNNNNNNNNNNNNNNNNNNNNNNNNNNNNNNNNNNNNNNNNNNNNNNNNNNNNNNNNNNNNNNNNNNNNNNNNNNNNNNNNNNNNNNNNNNNNNNNNNNNNNNNNNNNNNNNNNNNNNNNNNNNNNNNNNNNNNNNNNNNNNNNNNNNNNNNNNNNNNNNNNNNNNNNNNNNNNNNNNNNNNNNNNNNNNNNNNNNNNNNNNNNNNNNNNNNNNNNNNNNNNNNNNNNNNNNNNNNNNNNNNNNNNNNNNNNNNNNNNNNNNNNNNNNNNNNNNNNNNNNNNNNNNNNNNNNNNNNNNNNNNNNNNNNNNNNNNNNNNNNNNNNNNNNNNNNNNNNNNNNNNNNNNNNNNNNNNNNNNNNNNNNNNNNNNNNNNNNNNNNNNNNNNNNNNNNNNNNNNNNNNNNNNNNNNNNNNNNNNNNNNNNNNNNNNNNNNNNNNNNNNNNNNNNNNNNNNNNNNNNNNNNNNNNNNNNNNNNNNNNNNNNNNGTTGTAAAGTAANNNNNNNNNNNNNNNNNNNNNNNNNNNNNNNNNNNNNNNNNNNNNNNNNNNNNNNNNNNNNNNNNNNNNNNNNNNNNNNNNNNNNNNNNNNNNNNNNNNNNNNNNNNNNNNNNNNNNNNNNNNNNNNNNNNNNNNNNNNNNNNNNNNNNNNNNNNNNNNNNNNNNNNNNNNNNNNNNNNNNNNNNNNNNNNNNNNNNNNNNNNNNNNNNNNNNNNNNNNNNNNNNNNNNNNNNNNNNNNNNNNNNNNNNNNNNNNNNNNNNNNNNNNNNCTGCTGATACTACTGGAGCGTGAGAGAGTTTCTTCAATTTCTTTATGAATAACCGACGtatgaaagtgaagaagaaataataatttagtatCTAAGTGAAATTGAATGAGCTAGAAtgtcttcaatttcttcttcattttttatagCTTTCTTTGCcaatttttcttctctatttatgtTCCTTTTCCACATTTGTTGNNNNNNNNNNNNNNNNNNNNNNNNNNNNNNNNNNNNNNNNNNNNNNNNNNNNNNNNNNNNNNNNNNNNNNNNNNNNNNNNNNNNNNNNNNNNNNNNNNNNNNNNNNCGATTCTTACTCTTTCCTCCTGATTAACTTCCCTTCCAAAGCGGTGTATGGCGAAGGCCCTCGCCATACACAATTCGACTCTTCCTAAGACGCGTGGCAATTAATAATGTATTCTATGTGACTCAGGGCTCCACGGGACAGAAGGGACGAGCCCCGGCCCGCTGGAGCAAACGTTTTGAAAATCCAGCAGTGGGAAGATCTTGTTCATGACTAACGCTGCACTAGGGGAGGCCGGACGATAAAAGCAACAAGGAGAAGTCGACTGTATCAGATTGCGGAAAACACATACAGCGGGCGCATCTCATACCTGTGTGTTCgagtgcaagagagagaaagagaaaaatattcttGAGATACTTCGAGGAGTTCAATAGGACTATTGTGGTTTTACAATGGATTACGGATACGACAGTCTTGAGCCTTCCTTCACTTCACCTGAACCCTTGGTCGCCAGTGGAGGAGATATAGATTCTCTGTGCCAAACTTATTTCAATAACGAGGATTTCTATTCCGAGGAGCGGCATTTCTATCCACAGAAAACCATGGAAACCAATAACTGGAGAGTTGGGGTTAGTATACTTTAGTGATTAGTTNNNNNNNNNNNNNNNNNNNNNNNNNNNNNNNNNNNNNNNNNNNNNNNNNNNNNNNNNNNNGTTTAAGTTCAGCTAGATGTGTTCAGATAACAAGACTGAATATTTGTGATTTGTGATTTAACATTCAAGTCCAATTGCAGGCAGACCAAGCATCCGGAACGTATGATGACTATGGCGCTTCGGCCTCCTACTACGACGTCAACGACTGGAAGCTTTCCGACAAAGTCCTCCACGACCTGAAGCCCTTTCTGCTGGACGAGGAAGAGTGGTCTCCGGAGCAAGGAAGCAATTACGACGCGCTAACCTACGAGGCGTCAGACTGGGACCTCCCACTTCAGAACCTAGATAATCTAGCGCTGGATGACGAGCCGTGCGACGGTGAGAGACTGTTTAAGCGACGCAGTTGCGAAGTTTTCTCTTTACCTCNNNNNNNNNNNNNNNNNNNNNNNNNNNgggggggggggaggggggaagggcggcAAACTACTCTGTGATCTGTTGTTGGGTATATTCTGGGCTTGAGCAAACCCCAGTGTACAGACCATCCACNNNNNNNNNNNNNNNNNNNNNNNNNNNNNNNNNNNNNNNNNNNNNNNNNNNNNNNNNCATAGTTTTACATGGAGctattatatacttattctaatataataattagaacgCTAGAGATCAATACATGGACTAATGGATTCCTTAAATACATCAACAGGATCTACAGGTGAGCTTCAGCAGTCTCTGTACCCACCATCCAGTGCAGTGTATTCGTCTCCAGAGCCGCTGCATTCTTCGAGCGACGGCCACGTGCCTGATAATGAACCGCAGCTCTTTACACAGCCTCCCGATGTACTGGAGAAGATCCCTTCGAAAAGAAAACGAGGTAGGCTATGCTTCTAGAACTGAAACACTATTAACATGaacttacacaaatacacatgattCAATATTTTATGACGGATTATAATAACAGCTTTTGCTTACTCAGTTCGAGGTCCTAAAAACTGGGAGTTCCTGATCCGGCTACTGGCAGACAAGCGAACGAATCCGTCTTTGATTCGCTGGGAAGATGAGTCTACGGCGACCTTCCGTCTGGTTCAGCCTGAGAAAATCGCGCACATGTGGTCCACACGAACGCCAGATTCTCCTCCTTTAACTTATAACAATTTCGCTAGAGGTCTCAGGTAGGTTATTGTAAATACTGGCGAATCGGATAAACCCTGATTCGTACATAAAATGAACCCCACACATTAATGTATACGAGCCAAACTAAGCTTCGCAACATTATCTAAGTATAATGTCTTCTCTGACAGGTACCATTATAGCAGAGGCGCTTTACAACCAGTGTCAGAAAAACAGCTGGTGTACCGATGTGGGCCCAAGGCTCTCCAGTACCTGATCGACCTGCGAAAGGTTTCTTCCTGAGGTGATGTTTTCAAAGCGGGAATGAGTAACACGAGAAAAGGCAAAATCAAAAGAGACAGTGTGAAATGTGTTATAGAGATTGAAGTGAAGGCAGAGGGAAGGCAAGGCAGAAAGTACTATAGACAATGTACAAAACACAAGAGGAAGTTATTTTTTATAGTTGGTCCCCAGATTTACATGTGTGTTAAGATTATATGTGATTgacatattatatgctatatgccAAAGATTAGTTATGAGAAGTGGTAGCTATATGTAATTTTGATATATCGTATATCggcattatttataataaattattgacATACTTTGCGCGACATATTTTACCTGTGTGTCAATGTTGCATCCCGAAAAGCCAGTATAACAATTTCAGATTCTTTCATTCTGGCCTCGTGAAATAAGTCTGTATTGTTACTTTCCCTTCAATCAGCACTATTTATTGAACTGCATTATACCTTgccctatattttttatatatgttatatttgaaaACACGAGTTGCTGTTACTATNNNNNNNNNNNNNNNNNNNNNNNNNNNNNNNCAGTGCATGATCCGTATGGAAGTAATAAAAATCAGACCTTTTAGAAAATAGATAATGTTTGGATTTCTTATTCAGCATTTGGATCAGTATATGGAGAATTGTAGGTCCATACGGGCAGATGGCACAGAATCTcattgtgtgcgtgtacgtgtgtatNNNNNNNNNNNNNNNNNNNNNNNNNNNNNNNNNNNNNNNNNNNNNNNNNNNNNNNNNNNNNNNNNNNNNNNNNNNNNNNNNNNNNNNNNNNNNNNNNNNNNNNNNNNNNNNNNNNNNNNNNNNNNNNNNNNNNNNNNNNNNNNNNNNNNNNNNNNNNNNNNNNNNNNNNNNNNNNNNNNNNNNNNNNNNNNNNNNNNNNNNNNNNNNNNNNNNNNNNNNNNNNNNNNNNNNNNNNNNNNNNNNNNNNNNNNNNNNNNNNNNNNNNNNNNNNNNNNNNNNNNNNNNNNNNNNNNNNNNNNNNNNNNNNNNNNNNNNNNNNNNNNNNNNNNNNNNNNNNNNNNNNNNNNNNNNNNNNNNNNNNNNNNNNNNNNNNNNNNNNNNNNNNNNNNNNNNNNNNNNNNNNNNNNNNNNNNNNNNNNNNNNNNNNNNNNNNNNNNNNNNNNNNNNNNNNNNNNNNNNNNNNNNNNNNNNNNNNNNNNNNNNNNNNNNNNNNNNNNNNNNNNNNNNNNNNNNNNNNNNNNNNNNNNNNNNNNNNNNNNNNNNNNNNNNNNNNNNNNNNNNNNNNNNNNNNNNNNNNNNNNNNNNNNNNNNNNNNNNNNNNNNNNNNNNNNNNNNNNNNNNNNNNNNNNNNNNNNNNNNNNNNNNNNNNNNNNNNNNNNNNNNNNNNNNNNNNNNNNNNNNNNNNNNNNNNNNNNNNNNNNNNNNNNNNNNNNNNNNNNNNNNNNNNNNNNNNNNNNNNNNNNNNNNNNCTTAGTTATAAATAAANNNNNNNNNNNNNNNNNNNNNNNNNNNNNNNNNNNNNNNNNNNNNNNNNNNNNNNNNNNNNNNNNNNNNNNNNNNNNNNNNNNNNNNNNNNNNNNNNNNNNNNNNNNNNNNNNNNNNNNNNNNNNNNNNNNNNNNNNNNNNNNNNNNNNNNNNNNNNNNNNNNNNNNNNNNNNNNNNNNNNNNNNNNNNNNNNNNNNNNNNNNNNNNNNNNNNNNNNNNNNNNNNNNNNNNNNNNNNNNNNNNNNNNNNNNNNNNNNNNNNNNNNNNNNNNNNNNNNNNNNNNNNNNNNNNNNNNNNNNNNNNNNNNNNNNNNNNNNNNNNNNNNNNNNNNNNNNNNNNNNNNNNNNNNNNNNNNNNNNNNNNNNNNNNNNNNNNNNNNNNNNNNNNNNNNNNNNNNNNNNNNNNNNNNNNNNNNNNNNNNNNNNNNNNNNNNNNNNNNNNNNNNNNNNNNNNNNNNNNNNNNNNNNNNNNNNNNNNNNNNNNNNNNNNNNNNNNNNNNNNNNNNNNNNNNNNNNNNNNNNNNNNNNNNNNNNNNNNNNNNNNNNNNNNNNTGATAATAATGGAGCGTGAGATAGTTTCTTCAAGAATTATGTATTTCTAGTTTTAATTTTCcttcataatattttaaataaccgacgtatgaaaaggaagaagaaaatgagaacctCAGTGAANNNNNNNNNNNNNNNNNNNNNNNNNNNNNNNNNNNNNNNNNNNNNNNNNNNNNNNNNNTTCCACNNNNNNNNNNNNNNNNNNNNNNNNNNNNNNNNNNNNNNNNNNNNNNNNNNNNNNNNNNNNNNNNNNNNNNNNNNNNNNNNNNNNNNNNNNNCCCTTTCCTCCTCACGTATCTACTTCATTCATTATCTTTCGTCTCTTCGAACTACTTTCTCTCGTTATCTCCCATTCTTACTCCTTCCTCATTCATTTCTTTCGtccatcttattttattttgctcttcCCCGTTCCTTTATGTTACCTTTTNNNNNNNNNNNNNNNNNNNNNNNNNNNNNNNNNNNNNNNNNNNNNNNNNNNNNNNNNNNNNNNNNNNNNNNNNNNNNNNNNNNNNNNNNNNNNNNNNNNNNNNNNNNNNNNNNNNNNNNNNNNNNNNNNNNNNNNNNNNNNNNNNNNNNNNNNNNNNNNNNNNNNNNNNNNNNNNNNNNNNNNNNNNNNNNNNNNNNNNNNNNNNNNNNNNNNNNNNNNNNNNNNNNNNNNNNNNNNNNNNNNNNNNNNNNNNNNNNNNNNNNNNNNNNNNNNNNNNNNNNNNNNNNNNNNNNNNNNNNNNNNNNNNNNNNNNNNNNNNNNNNNNTCCCGAACCGGGGTAATCCAGCAGGCGTCCCGAACCGGGGTAATCCAGCAGGCGNNNNNNNNNNNNNNNNNNNNNNNNNNNNNNNNNNNNNNNNNNNNNNNNNNNNNNNNNNNNNNNNNNNNNNNNNNNNNNNNNNNNNNNNNNNNNNNNNNNNNNNNNNNNNNNNNNNNNNNNNNNNNNNNNNNNNNNNNNNNNNNNNNNNNNNNNNNNNNNNNNNNNNNNNNNNNNNNNNNNNNNNNNNNNNNNNNNNNNNNNNNNNNNNNNNNNNNNNNNNNNNNNNNAAAAAAGGATGCANNNNNNNNNNNNNNNNNNNNNNNNNNNNNACTGAACGGCTTCAACAgtttacaaaaaaatcataactacGAACCACTacacttttcattttatttcaagtTATTTAGACATTTTTGTgaactcatgattttttttttcttgtttttttcataattgttattcacTGAAGTTTCACTCCTCTAAGATAACTTTATCTCCTCATCTNNNNNNNNNNNNNNNNNNNNNNNNNNNNNNNNNNNNNNNNNNNNNNNNNNNNNNNNNNNNNNNNNNNNNNNNNNNNNNNNNNNNNNNNNNNNNNNNNNNNNNNNNNNNNNNNNNNNNNNNNNNNNNNNNNNNNNNNNNNNNNNNNNNNNNNNNNNNNNNNNNNNNNNNNNNNNNNNNNNNNNNNNNNNNNNNNNNNNNNNNNNNNNNNNNNNNNNNNNNNNNNNNNNNNNNNNNNNNNNNNNNNNNGTTAATTAGCACTACTGTTTCATAAAATATTCTTAAGTAATTGTACTTCGGTTAATTGTTGCCACAATGACGTGGCCCGCCCTGTANNNNNNNNNNNNNNNNNNNNNNNNNNNNNNNNNNNNNNNNNNNNNNNNNNNNNNNNNNNNNNNNNNNNNNNNNNNNNNNNNNNNNNNNNNNNNNNNNNNNNNNNNNNNNNNNNNNNNNNNNNNNNNNNNNNNNNNNNNNNNNNNNNNNNNNNNNNNNNNNNNNNNNNNNNNNNNNNNNNNNNNNNNNNNNNNNNNNNNNNNNNNNNNNNNNNNNNNNNNNNNNNNNNNNNNNNNNNNNNNNNNNNNNNNNNNNNNNNNNNNNNNNNNNNNNNNNNNNNNNNNNNNNNNNNNNNNNNNNNNNNNNNNNNNNNNNNNNNNNNNNNNNNNNNNNNNNNNNNNNNNNNNNNNNNNNNNNNNNNNNNNNNNNNNNNNNNNNNNNNNNNNNNNNNNNNNNNNNNNNNNNNNNAGGNNNNNNNNNNNNNNNNNNNNNNNNNNNNNNNNNNNNNNNNNNNNNNNNNNNNNNNNNNNNNNNNNNNNNNNNNNNNNNNNNNNNNNNNNNNNNNNNNNNNNNNNNNNNNNNNNNNNNNNNNNNNNNNNNNNNNNNNNNNNNNNNNNNNNNNNNNNNNNNNNNNNNNNNNNNNNNNNNNNNNNNNNNNNNNNNNNNNNNNNNNNNNNNNNNNNNNNNNNNNNNNNNNNNNNNNNNNNNNNNNNNNNNNNNNNNNNNNNNNNNNNNNNNNNNNNNNNNNNNNNNNNNNNNNNNNNNNNNNNNNNNNNNNNNNNTTCAAACTTACGGGTAAACCGCTAAGAAGTATCCCACCTCTTTCTCTGCTACTCCACCAGCCTGCATGTACACTCTGATAAAAACCTctttaattatatcaaaatatttacaaCTACATCCAACAGAGTCCACCTTCTCATCTTAGAATCTCTGTACATGCATGAGACCCGAAATGAAATACCACACAACCATTGAATTGTGTAATCCTGTGACCATAGTAAGAAGCATTTTTCGCATCATAGGTGTTGTTATTAAAGAGGGTTTATATGCTACCATTAAcataattgttaatataattacaatgttattttgtattatgttataaCTCNNNNNNNNNNNNNNNNNNNNNNNNNNNNNNNNNNNNNACTTGTGAAACACTTATGAAACTGAGTCTTCAAAacgtatgatgtaaaaatatacactACAGCCTTTTCTTTCTAGGACTCTGATTCACTAGcggaaaatcaaaagaaattatCGATAGATAANNNNNNNNNNNNNNNNNNNNNNNNNNNNNNNNNNNNNNNNNNNNNNNNNNNNNNNNNNNNNNNNNNNNNNNNNNNNNNNNNNNNNNNNNNNNNNNNNNNNNNNNNNNNNNNNNNGAANNNNNNNNNNNNNNNNNNNNNNNNNNNNNNNNNNNNNNNNNNNNNNNNNNNNNNNNNNNNNNNNNNNNNNNNNNNNNNNNNNNNNNNNNNNNNNNNNNNNNNNNNNNNNNNNNNNNNNNNNNNNNNNNNNNNNNNNNNNNNNNNNNNNNNNNNNNNNNNNNNNNNNNNNNNNNNNNNNNNNNNNAACTCTGTAGTTATTCCTTAAAAATGTATATCgttcaaagaaacaaaacaaaaaataacagcaatatatTCTGGTCGGACTCTTTAACGTTTTAGATGTAAATCCCAgtcttcaaaatatttttttgaattctgaCTCAACATCACAGAAAATGACCGGAACTCCCCGAGGAAAATTTACgttaacaaaagagaaaaagtaatggttaataaaagaggaaagcaatagttaaaaatgaaaattgttcGTGTCACATATGCTTACAAACCCACATCCTTAAAGTTTAAGGAAAATTCTAGGAGGAATCCCTGTTAATGCCACGCCAGCAACGTAAACACCTGTTTAAAGTTACACCTGTAAAAACTAATACTACTAAAGGTCACAAGGGATTAAAGTCATACCTGTCCAAAGAAACACCTGCTCAGTGTTACCCATGAATAAATACACAATCACTCAGTCACATCTGCTTAGACACATGCCTTCTCAAATATACGCCTGCTTAAAGAAACACCTGCATGTATTTACACCTACATTCACACCCTTTCAAAGAAACAACTGCTTAAATGCATATCTGTTCAAAGAAGCGCCTTCTTTAATTCACACCTGTTCAAAGAAACGCCTTAAATTCACACCTGTACAAAGAAACACCTGCTTAAAAGCATACATATTCAAAGAAATGCCTGTAAAGAAACTACTGCTTAAATTCATAAATGTTCAAAGATGGGCCCTCTTTAATCCACACCATTTCAGAAAAAACACCTTTAATTTACACCTATTCAAAGAAACACCTTAAATGCACACCTGTTCTAAGAAACACCTGCTTAAATGCACACCTTTCAAAGAAACACCTGCATAAATTCACACCTGTTCAAAGAAACACCTGCTTAAATTCACACCTGTTTGAAGAAACACTTGCTTAAATGCACGCCTGTTCAAAGAAACTCCTGCTTAAAGATATATGTGCATTCTACCCATACTGTAAAAACACGAGTTTAAAGTAACACCTATAGAGTCACACAGCTTAAAATATCATGTGTTCAAAGTCACACCTGCTGAAAGATGCACATTCTTGAGGTCACAGTTTATTATATAGTGATAGCTAAATAAACAAAGCCAAATAGTGACATTAGTGACATTAGTGAAGAAAGCCCATGTATAAGAGAAATTAACGTTGAATGCGCAGGGTAGGggtggtgataatattaatagcagtaaTTGTGATAATTGTTGTAATCATCATGATTACAACAATGATGGTACAAATTGTAGGTTTTATTGCATGAATATATTATCTGGAGACTTAAGAACACAATATCCAAAGTGGGATAAAANNNNNNNNNNNNNNNNNNNNNNNNNNNNNNNNNNNNNNNNNNNNNNNNNNNNNNNNNNNNNNNNNNNNNNNNNNNNNNNNNNNNNNNNNNNNNNNNNNNNNNNNNNNNNNNNNNNNNNNNNNNNNNNNNNNNNAAAATGGAAAATGTGGAGAAATTGGGTTCCCGGAAAGGTTAAGGNNNNNNNNNNNNNNNNNNNNNNNNNNNNNNNNNNNNNNNNNNNNNNNNNNNNNNNNNNNNNNNNNNNNNNNNNNNNNNNNNNNNNNNNNNNNNNNNNNNNNNNNNNNNNNNNNNNNNNNNNNNNNNNNNNNNNNNNNNNNNNNNNNNNNNNNNNNNNNNNNNNNNNCCAAAGCGGTATTTTGAGTGgaaatttatcttttctttttagcaAATTTGGGGATAGTATCGAATTTacgtaatataatattcaaaatgtttgtTTGAGCTGAAGACCTCAAATATTCACTTCTTAaagtctaaatataaatatataatattaaatatgatctTAAGGCACTCATTTCAGGCTTCAGATTTGACCCTTGACCCTTGTTGGCCCCTAGGTCAAAAGTCAGTTGCATTTAATATTGATATGTATCGTAGAAGTTAACTTGGTGGTTGTAATAGTAAGACTGAGATAGCAAGAAACATGTTTTGGCTCTAAAGGGCCGGATTTATCACACCATACCGTGAAATCATTAGTTtttgagatattaaaaaaaaatgggaacgctttttctttttttctttttttgtatgtgtgtgtatcccagTTCCGGGTTTGTTTGCGCAGAAATTTTCAGTTTTAAAGCAGAACTCCTTTTTGGAGAAAAacgg from Penaeus monodon isolate SGIC_2016 chromosome 21, NSTDA_Pmon_1, whole genome shotgun sequence carries:
- the LOC119586234 gene encoding ETS homologous factor-like — encoded protein: MDYGYDSLEPSFTSPEPLVASGGDIDSLCQTYFNNEDFYSEERHFYPQKTMETNNWRVGADQASGTYDDYGASASYYDVNDWKLSDKVLHDLKPFLLDEEEWSPEQGSNYDALTYEASDWDLPLQNLDNLALDDEPCDGSTGELQQSLYPPSSAVYSSPEPLHSSSDGHVPDNEPQLFTQPPDVLEKIPSKRKRVRGPKNWEFLIRLLADKRTNPSLIRWEDESTATFRLVQPEKIAHMWSTRTPDSPPLTYNNFARGLRYHYSRGALQPVSEKQLVYRCGPKALQYLIDLRKVSS